Proteins encoded within one genomic window of Triticum aestivum cultivar Chinese Spring chromosome 2D, IWGSC CS RefSeq v2.1, whole genome shotgun sequence:
- the LOC123053662 gene encoding glycosyl hydrolase 5 family protein, whose product MATTGRVRRSPLLAAWLALGLAWHCALHHAPAAAVTLSTASRWVVDEAGDRVKLACVNWPSHLEPMLAEGLGKRPVGAIAGDVAAMGFNCVRLTWPTFLVTNASYSSLTVEQSFQRLNLTESLAGIRANNPAVVDLKLIDAFKAVVSSLGENNVMVILDNHVSKPGWCCDNTDGNGFFGDGYFEPDVWVDGLTKMATMFAGVPHVVGMSLRNELRGPRQNSNDWYKYMQRGAEAVHAANPRVLVILSGLSFDNDLAFLNSRQVSLSFARKAAFEVHWYSFSNGQEWAAGSPNEVCARIGASVSRRALYLLDQGWPVFLSEFGVDNRGGNANDNRYYGCAAAVAADLDLDWALWTLQGSYYLRQGVLDLDEVYGVLDRAWSRPRNDTALRRVQPLQRPLRGPGYAEAAPYTVLFHPATGLCVLRRSLTQPLELGACADTEAWEYAPQQGRLALRDSPLMCLRAQGAGRPVRLGTPCDDDMSRWRLVSDSKLHVAVNTSSSSSSGSGSGMLCLDVGADGQSVVTNPCRCLSADNSCDPESQWFKLVSSTRSVAANGMLAELPVKLGSSKIRSL is encoded by the exons ATGGCGACGACGGGGAGGGTGAGGCGTTCTCCTCTCCTCGCGGCGTGGCTGGCTCTCGGCCTTGCGTGGCATTGCGCGCTTCACCATGCTCCGGCAGCGGCCGTGACGCTGTCGACGGCGTCGCGGTGGGTCGTGGACGAGGCCGGGGACCGCGTGAAGCTGGCGTGCGTGAACTGGCCGTCGCACCTGGAGCCGATGCTGGCGGAGGGGCTGGGCAAGCGGCCCGTGGGCGCCATCGCCGGGGACGTGGCCGCCATGGGGTTCAACTGCGTCAGGCTCACCTGGCCCACGTTCCTGGTGACCAACGCCTCCTACTCGTCCCTCACCGTCGAGCAGTCTTTCCAGAGGCTCAACCTCACCGAGTCGCTCGCCGGCATCAGGGCCAACAACCCCGCCGTCGTCGACCTCAAGCTCATCGACGCGTTCAAG GCCGTGGTGAGCAGCCTCGGCGAGAACAACGTCATGGTGATCCTGGACAACCACGTGAGCAAGCCGGGGTGGTGCTGCGACAACACGGACGGCAACGGCTTCTTCGGCGACGGCTACTTCGAGCCGGACGTCTGGGTCGACGGCCTCACCAAGATGGCCACCATGTTCGCCGGCGTCCCCCACGTCGTCGGCATGAGCCTCAGGAACGAGCTCCGAGGTCCCAGGCAGAACTCAAACGACTGGTACAA GTACATGCAGCGGGGCGCGGAGGCGGTGCACGCGGCGAACCCGCGGGTGCTGGTGATCCTCTCCGGCCTCAGCTTCGACAACGACCTGGCGTTCCTCAACTCCCGGCAGGTGAGCCTGAGCTTCGCCCGGAAGGCGGCGTTCGAGGTGCACTGGTACAGCTTCTCCAACGGCCAGGAGTGGGCGGCGGGGAGCCCCAACGAGGTGTGCGCGCGGATCGGGGCCAGCGTGTCCCGCCGCGCGCTCTACCTGCTCGACCAGGGCTGGCCGGTCTTCCTCAGCGAGTTCGGCGTCGACAACCGCGgcggcaacgccaacgacaaccGCTACTACggctgcgccgccgccgtcgccgccgacctcgACCTCGACTGGGCGCTCTGGACGCTGCAGGGGAGCTACTACCTCCGGCAGGGCGTGCTGGACCTCGACGAGGTCTACGGCGTGCTCGACAGGGCATGGTCCAGGCCGCGCAACGACACCGCGCTCCGCAGGGTCCAGCCCCTGCAGCGCCCGCTCAGAG GGCCTGGCTACGCGGAGGCGGCGCCGTACACGGTGCTGTTCCACCCGGCGACGGGGCTGTGCGTGCTGCGGCGGTCGCTGACGCAGCCGCTGGAGCTGGGCGCGTGCGCCGACACGGAGGCCTGGGAGTACGCGCCGCAGCAGGGGCGGCTGGCACTGCGGGACAGCCCGCTGATGTGCCTCCGCGCGCAGGGCGCCGGCCGGCCCGTGCGCCTCGGCACGCCGTGCGACGACGACATGTCCCGGTGGCGCCTCGTGTCGGACTCCAAGCTGCACGTCGCCGTTAAcacgtcgtcttcgtcgtcgtccggcTCCGGTAGCGGCATGCTCTGCCTGGACGTCGGCGCGGACggccagagcgtggtcaccaaccCGTGCAGATGCCTGAGCGCGGACAACAGCTGCGACCCGGAGAGCCAGTGGTTCAAGCTGGTGAGCAGCACGAGGAGCGTCGCCGCCAATGGCATGCTCGCGGAGCTGCCTGTGAAGCTCGGGAGCTCGAAGATTCGCTCGCTTTGA